One window of Methanofollis sp. genomic DNA carries:
- a CDS encoding desulfoferrodoxin, with the protein MTELLDVYKCEKCGNVAKIAHAGDGQLVCCGVPMVKMEEKTADVGKEKHVPVLEKTETGIRVKVGGVPHPMEEKHYIEWVEVRKGRKLYVHKLKPGDAPEAVFPVDDVNAKTRIYCNIHGLWTNRK; encoded by the coding sequence ATGACCGAACTGCTGGACGTTTATAAATGTGAAAAGTGCGGGAATGTCGCGAAGATCGCACATGCCGGCGACGGGCAGCTGGTCTGCTGCGGAGTGCCGATGGTGAAGATGGAGGAGAAGACCGCCGACGTCGGGAAGGAGAAGCACGTTCCAGTCCTTGAGAAGACGGAGACAGGGATCAGGGTGAAGGTGGGCGGCGTCCCGCACCCGATGGAGGAGAAGCACTATATCGAGTGGGTCGAGGTGCGGAAGGGGCGCAAGCTCTATGTCCACAAGCTCAAGCCCGGCGACGCCCCCGAGGCCGTCTTCCCGGTCGACGACGTCAATGCAAAGACCCGGATCTACTGCAATATCCACGGTCTCTGGACGAACAGGAAATAA